In Desulfobaccales bacterium, one DNA window encodes the following:
- the rplU gene encoding 50S ribosomal protein L21, with product MYAIIQTGGKQYRVSPGNVLRVERLPGLRGEEVILDQVLLVADGQEIRVGQPLVPNAQVKAAIHHQGRAKKILVFKKKRRKNYRRKRGHRQLYTALEIKEIIV from the coding sequence GTGTACGCCATCATCCAGACCGGCGGCAAACAATACCGCGTCTCCCCGGGGAATGTGCTCCGGGTGGAGCGGCTTCCGGGCCTGCGGGGCGAGGAGGTCATCCTGGATCAGGTCCTGTTGGTGGCCGACGGCCAGGAGATCAGGGTGGGCCAGCCCCTGGTCCCCAACGCCCAGGTGAAGGCCGCCATTCACCACCAGGGCCGGGCCAAAAAGATCCTGGTCTTCAAGAAAAAGCGGCGCAAGAACTACCGGCGCAAACGCGGCCACCGGCAGCTCTATACGGCTCTGGAAATCAAAGAGATCATCGTATAA